One window of Oscillibacter hominis genomic DNA carries:
- a CDS encoding oxaloacetate decarboxylase translates to MLHVDELVQVLPLALDGWFGVFLVTAVAIVSIYLLNWITSKPSKKG, encoded by the coding sequence ATGCTGCATGTTGACGAGCTGGTGCAGGTGCTGCCGCTGGCGTTGGACGGCTGGTTCGGCGTATTCCTTGTAACGGCCGTGGCCATTGTGTCCATTTACCTTCTCAATTGGATCACATCCAAACCGTCAAAAAAGGGCTAA
- a CDS encoding 4Fe-4S cluster-binding domain-containing protein, with protein MKYPYKTREGGATVTVFVPYDCGNHCPFCINKEEYSNLDGFSVEKICRSMDLMDAMTPKCDFVFTGGEPFADLEALQTMLDHVPNTHKVYINTTLPVSRKQSPEDVIRFTEKNREKITCINVSRHLVKYVEESNDELLGKLAVPVRINCVLYRDYPKDKLIPYLERFLHLPVSIQFRFDYTATTPENLYEEDGDKILQNLRSIARFTGLDGCRMRCGFHFDYKGMELTYHKTLPYSTIVERDGDTVYQILYDILIKQNGDLHSDWDKTPLDVEAYRSVVYEPYDLKWIKKA; from the coding sequence ATGAAATACCCCTATAAGACGCGGGAGGGTGGGGCCACCGTCACGGTATTTGTGCCGTACGACTGCGGAAACCACTGTCCCTTCTGCATCAATAAAGAAGAGTACTCCAATTTGGACGGCTTCAGCGTGGAAAAGATTTGCCGCAGCATGGATTTGATGGACGCCATGACGCCGAAGTGCGATTTTGTGTTCACCGGCGGCGAGCCATTTGCGGACCTTGAGGCGCTCCAGACGATGCTGGATCACGTGCCCAACACCCATAAGGTCTATATCAACACCACTTTGCCCGTTTCAAGGAAGCAGTCGCCGGAGGATGTGATCCGCTTTACGGAGAAAAACCGGGAGAAGATCACCTGCATCAACGTGTCCCGCCATTTGGTCAAATACGTGGAGGAGTCCAACGACGAGCTGTTAGGCAAGCTGGCGGTTCCGGTGCGGATCAACTGCGTGCTGTACCGGGATTACCCCAAAGACAAGCTGATCCCCTATCTGGAGCGCTTTTTGCACCTGCCGGTGAGCATCCAGTTCCGCTTTGACTACACCGCCACCACGCCGGAGAACCTATATGAGGAGGATGGGGACAAGATTCTGCAGAATCTGCGGTCCATTGCCCGGTTTACCGGGCTGGACGGGTGCCGGATGCGCTGCGGGTTCCACTTTGACTACAAGGGCATGGAGCTGACCTATCACAAGACTCTGCCCTACAGCACTATTGTGGAGCGGGATGGAGATACGGTCTATCAAATCCTTTACGACATCCTCATCAAACAAAACGGCGACCTCCACTCCGACTGGGACAAGACGCCCCTGGACGTGGAAGCCTACCGCAGTGTGGTGTATGAGCCCTACGACCTCAAGTGGATCAAAAAAGCATGA
- a CDS encoding M1 aminopeptidase family protein, which yields MKGPSLYLVELKRLARNPLTYLLAGLSALAPMAGYGVLILTIGDSMSALYLANPMLAGGVLGAILFSLMVLLSLDQARRSGIRDVSDAIVNPMRMAAARLAAVWTVAGLTAAAVFLSYLPYTMWKLDIVFSLSDYTLSVCLLFLSGPAMGSLAASALWQLVRRLDVSLLGVLAALAVSLGGDCRRFFLTQWCVPLVPTLSDAFGSAIVWRTALYSRAVWLGLIGGAWLLSLLCVRQYGRGAIGSFLRHARRSALPILAAVLLCGGGLLWRWQPFSDHSPANWMEWMDQEEDRFNEALALEKTALQVGIESYLLGTMSGDAAFTIHNSSGQPQELYFELKCGYQVYSVSANGKAIPFEDLHNDMIASRELRCTLPAEEEIELQIRYGGMPKMWNEMESQLNADTISSQSVTMTSKALAPTVANCVAVPDEAEISLRIALKGDLVPVGTGTATLLGTSDDGTNSWLVEDTGTDRLFLYAGDFITTELAAGDGTSIDFCYSRKYRERLENGALDLMEKAIQYCTATYGPRSGDDGFQIIQTTAFNFGGFAVSGISGMGESYFSDENLADPDKGPGSAEILAHEIIHQWWGLGATLTDLEDPYWSDEGITVYTTYRLMCQVMGREYAHRYYVEKWENTMAQLSESFYQRHPEYLSRLPERYRNDVSANAAGANWYDGNALMIYRAAEQVGETALDAIWATLYQEGGTEMPPYITLGDFLGACGLEEGDVQRG from the coding sequence ATGAAAGGGCCCTCCCTCTATCTCGTGGAGCTGAAGCGCCTGGCACGGAATCCCCTGACCTACCTGTTGGCGGGCCTTTCCGCGCTGGCCCCAATGGCGGGCTATGGCGTATTGATTCTGACCATTGGGGATTCCATGTCGGCGCTGTACCTGGCCAACCCCATGCTGGCTGGCGGCGTATTGGGGGCGATCCTATTTTCCCTGATGGTGCTGCTCTCGCTGGACCAGGCCCGCCGCAGCGGAATCCGCGATGTGTCCGACGCCATTGTGAATCCCATGCGCATGGCGGCGGCGCGGCTGGCGGCGGTGTGGACCGTGGCCGGTTTGACTGCGGCGGCCGTCTTCCTAAGCTATCTCCCGTACACCATGTGGAAGTTGGACATCGTGTTTTCCCTCAGCGACTATACGCTCTCCGTCTGCCTGCTGTTCCTCTCGGGACCGGCCATGGGCTCCCTCGCTGCCTCCGCGCTCTGGCAGCTTGTCCGGCGATTGGACGTCAGCCTGCTGGGCGTCCTTGCGGCCCTGGCGGTTTCCCTGGGCGGCGACTGCCGGCGGTTTTTTTTGACGCAGTGGTGTGTTCCGCTGGTGCCCACCCTTTCCGATGCCTTCGGCAGCGCCATTGTATGGCGCACCGCGCTCTACAGCAGGGCAGTGTGGCTGGGGCTGATCGGCGGCGCGTGGCTGCTGAGCCTGCTGTGCGTGCGGCAGTACGGCCGGGGCGCCATCGGCTCCTTTCTCAGGCATGCCCGCCGCTCCGCTCTGCCCATCCTTGCGGCTGTTCTCCTTTGCGGCGGAGGGCTTCTCTGGCGATGGCAGCCCTTTTCAGACCACAGCCCGGCAAACTGGATGGAGTGGATGGACCAGGAAGAGGATCGGTTCAACGAGGCGCTGGCGCTGGAGAAGACGGCGCTCCAGGTCGGAATTGAAAGCTATCTCTTAGGCACCATGTCCGGGGACGCCGCCTTTACGATCCACAATTCCTCCGGGCAGCCGCAGGAGCTGTACTTTGAGTTAAAATGCGGCTATCAGGTGTACTCCGTTTCGGCAAACGGGAAGGCGATCCCGTTTGAGGACCTGCATAACGACATGATCGCCTCCCGGGAGCTGCGCTGCACGCTGCCGGCAGAGGAGGAGATCGAACTCCAAATCCGCTACGGCGGGATGCCGAAGATGTGGAACGAGATGGAGTCCCAGCTGAATGCCGACACCATCAGCTCCCAAAGCGTGACCATGACCAGCAAGGCCCTTGCCCCCACGGTGGCGAACTGTGTGGCGGTGCCGGACGAGGCTGAAATCTCCCTGCGCATTGCGTTGAAGGGCGATCTTGTGCCGGTGGGCACGGGTACGGCGACGCTGCTTGGCACAAGCGATGACGGGACCAACTCCTGGCTGGTGGAGGACACAGGTACGGACCGGCTGTTCCTCTACGCGGGGGATTTCATCACCACTGAGCTGGCCGCAGGCGACGGAACCTCCATAGACTTCTGCTACAGCAGAAAATATCGGGAGCGCTTGGAAAACGGGGCGCTGGACCTGATGGAGAAGGCCATCCAATACTGCACGGCCACGTATGGCCCCCGCTCCGGGGACGACGGGTTTCAAATCATCCAGACCACGGCGTTCAACTTCGGCGGCTTTGCAGTCTCCGGCATCAGCGGCATGGGTGAGAGCTATTTCAGCGATGAAAACCTGGCCGACCCGGACAAGGGCCCCGGCAGCGCGGAGATTCTGGCCCATGAGATCATCCACCAGTGGTGGGGGCTGGGCGCCACGCTGACGGATCTGGAGGACCCCTACTGGAGCGACGAGGGGATCACGGTCTACACCACCTACCGGCTGATGTGCCAGGTGATGGGCAGGGAGTATGCCCACAGGTACTACGTGGAGAAGTGGGAAAACACCATGGCCCAGCTCTCCGAATCCTTTTATCAGCGCCATCCGGAGTATCTCAGTCGCCTTCCTGAGCGGTATCGGAACGACGTTTCCGCCAACGCGGCCGGAGCAAACTGGTATGACGGAAACGCCCTGATGATCTACCGGGCGGCGGAGCAGGTCGGGGAAACGGCGCTGGACGCTATCTGGGCAACGCTCTACCAGGAGGGTGGGACGGAGATGCCGCCGTATATCACGTTAGGCGACTTCCTTGGCGCCTGCGGCCTGGAGGAAGGGGATGTGCAGCGTGGGTAA
- a CDS encoding ATP-binding cassette domain-containing protein, producing the protein MQIKIDHLNMTYPNGKQALRDISLSLGSPSLVGLIGPNGAGKSTLMKLLVAGLLPSEGSISVDGTPLTTCERQLKSRLGYLPQQFGLYDELTVWQFLDYMAALKRIRDSKSAIARAIAATGLEEKRKARIRTLSGGQRQRVGIAQALLGTPDFLIFDEPTVGLDPEERIRFRNLFSSTAQDKLVLLSTHIIEDVQSVCDRLIVIDRGQILFTGRPEELIRAAQGHVGTFLERPGAEEALHITSRVNTASGVLCRGVAQELPSHAEAVEPTLEDAYLFLITKGGGAQ; encoded by the coding sequence ATGCAAATCAAAATCGACCATCTCAATATGACCTATCCCAACGGGAAGCAGGCGCTGCGGGACATCAGCCTTTCTTTGGGCTCCCCCAGCCTCGTCGGCCTGATCGGGCCCAACGGGGCGGGGAAATCCACGCTGATGAAGCTTCTGGTGGCAGGGCTGCTGCCCAGTGAGGGGAGCATCAGTGTGGACGGCACGCCTCTCACAACATGCGAACGGCAGCTGAAAAGCAGGCTTGGGTATCTGCCGCAGCAGTTCGGCCTCTACGACGAGTTGACCGTCTGGCAGTTCTTGGACTATATGGCCGCGCTGAAACGCATCCGGGACAGTAAAAGCGCCATTGCCCGGGCCATTGCGGCCACGGGCCTGGAGGAAAAGCGCAAAGCCCGGATCAGGACACTCTCCGGCGGCCAGCGTCAGAGGGTGGGCATCGCCCAGGCGCTGCTTGGCACACCGGACTTCCTGATCTTTGACGAGCCAACCGTGGGGCTGGATCCGGAGGAGCGCATCCGGTTCCGCAACCTCTTTTCCTCCACCGCCCAGGATAAGCTGGTGCTGCTCTCCACCCACATCATCGAGGATGTTCAGTCCGTCTGCGACCGGCTCATCGTCATCGACCGGGGGCAAATCCTGTTTACGGGCCGGCCGGAGGAGCTGATCCGTGCCGCCCAGGGCCATGTGGGTACGTTCCTGGAGCGTCCGGGCGCAGAGGAGGCCCTGCACATCACATCCCGGGTCAATACCGCCTCCGGTGTGCTGTGCCGCGGCGTTGCGCAGGAACTGCCGTCCCACGCGGAGGCCGTGGAACCGACGCTGGAGGACGCCTATCTCTTTCTCATCACCAAAGGAGGCGGCGCACAATGA
- a CDS encoding sensor histidine kinase translates to MKRCIDKIRGSLTIRIFLLTTLILAGACAATYIFLAWATPITYQTIAADDLWEKTERLVNKLQDVTLEESGPLFDAFLVDTGAEVVVTDAEGNLVDLPVSVVQSAAAETGSANLDVTITGMGSISGVEDGAVGQADGSDVVVTSDDFGLDGLFGGGFPRMGAVAVTSSDWNMTVQFAGDDAVYELAVVSSLVGVNQTLEAIGRVMPYLFILVLTISLLGAVFYSRYITRPIVRLSGISQKMAELDFSWKCGEQRQDEIGILGRNLDELSERLSGALSELRDANAALQEDIDRQRELERQRTAFFAAASHELKTPITILKGQLSGMLGKVDVYQDRDKYLARSLRVAGRMETLIQEMLTVSRMEKADGFVRRNAVDLSALVRQEVEQAEDLAAQREQTLSADLAPGLIVEGDGTLLRLAVSNLLTNALSYSPSGASTQVRLQSEGHGVLLCMENSGVHIPEQALPHLCEAFYRVEESRNRETGGSGLGLYLVKMIVERHHASFAICNTESGVRADVLFPQS, encoded by the coding sequence TTGAAACGCTGCATTGACAAGATTCGGGGGAGCCTGACGATTCGAATCTTCCTGCTCACCACGCTGATTTTGGCGGGTGCCTGCGCCGCCACCTATATATTCCTTGCGTGGGCCACGCCCATCACCTATCAGACCATTGCTGCGGACGACCTCTGGGAAAAGACGGAGCGTCTGGTCAACAAGCTGCAGGACGTGACTTTGGAGGAGAGCGGGCCGCTGTTTGACGCGTTTCTTGTGGACACCGGCGCGGAGGTGGTGGTGACAGACGCGGAGGGCAATCTGGTGGATCTTCCGGTCTCTGTGGTGCAAAGCGCCGCCGCTGAGACCGGATCCGCCAATTTGGACGTGACCATTACGGGTATGGGCTCCATTTCCGGGGTGGAGGACGGGGCCGTGGGGCAGGCCGACGGATCGGATGTGGTGGTTACAAGCGATGATTTCGGACTGGACGGCCTGTTTGGAGGTGGATTCCCCAGGATGGGCGCGGTTGCCGTCACCAGCTCAGACTGGAACATGACCGTCCAATTTGCGGGGGACGATGCGGTCTATGAGCTGGCCGTTGTATCCAGCCTGGTGGGCGTCAACCAGACGCTGGAGGCCATTGGCCGGGTGATGCCGTATCTCTTCATTCTGGTTTTGACAATTTCCCTTTTGGGGGCGGTCTTTTACTCCCGCTATATCACCAGGCCCATCGTCCGGCTGAGCGGGATTTCGCAGAAGATGGCAGAGCTGGACTTCTCGTGGAAATGCGGGGAACAGCGGCAGGATGAAATCGGAATCCTTGGCAGAAATTTGGATGAGCTCTCAGAGCGGCTATCCGGAGCACTCAGCGAGCTGCGGGACGCCAACGCAGCCTTGCAGGAGGACATCGACCGCCAACGGGAGCTGGAACGTCAGCGCACCGCCTTTTTCGCGGCAGCGTCCCACGAGCTGAAGACGCCGATCACAATTTTGAAGGGGCAGCTCTCCGGCATGTTGGGCAAAGTGGATGTGTACCAGGATAGGGATAAGTACCTGGCCCGCTCCCTAAGGGTGGCCGGCCGCATGGAAACGCTGATCCAGGAGATGCTGACGGTCTCCCGCATGGAAAAAGCAGACGGCTTCGTCAGGCGGAATGCGGTTGACCTCTCCGCCCTGGTGCGCCAGGAGGTGGAGCAGGCGGAGGACCTGGCCGCACAGCGCGAACAGACCCTCTCAGCGGACCTTGCGCCGGGGCTTATTGTGGAAGGGGACGGGACGCTTCTCCGCCTTGCCGTCTCCAATCTGCTGACCAACGCCCTGTCTTATTCTCCATCCGGCGCCTCCACGCAGGTGCGGCTCCAGTCGGAGGGCCACGGGGTGCTTTTATGTATGGAAAACAGCGGCGTCCATATTCCTGAGCAGGCGCTTCCACACCTGTGCGAGGCGTTTTACCGGGTGGAGGAGTCCCGGAACCGGGAGACCGGCGGCAGCGGGCTTGGGTTATACCTTGTAAAAATGATTGTAGAGCGCCATCACGCCTCCTTTGCCATCTGCAATACCGAAAGCGGCGTCCGGGCGGATGTTCTCTTTCCCCAATCATAA
- a CDS encoding response regulator transcription factor, protein MKKILVIEDEPDIQELLCAYLRDAGYETTAAGDGVAALDLFHKGSWDLLLLDLMLPKIDGYAVCELIRRESAVPIIMLTALDTEENQIKGFDLQADDYVTKPFSMPVLLRKIGAVLRRSGGGEERHTISYADLLLDLDDYRVSVDGTPVELTGREFELLRELVQNQGRVLTRSVLLGRLWNYDFLGDERIVDSHIKNLRKKLGREYIETVRGVGYRIETLH, encoded by the coding sequence GTGAAAAAGATTTTAGTCATTGAAGATGAACCGGACATCCAGGAGCTGCTGTGTGCCTATCTGCGGGATGCCGGCTATGAAACCACAGCCGCAGGGGATGGGGTTGCGGCGCTGGACTTGTTTCATAAAGGGAGCTGGGATCTGCTGCTGTTGGATTTGATGCTGCCAAAAATCGATGGCTATGCGGTCTGCGAACTGATCCGCAGGGAATCTGCCGTCCCCATCATCATGCTGACTGCGCTGGATACCGAAGAGAACCAAATCAAGGGCTTTGATCTGCAGGCTGACGACTATGTGACCAAGCCCTTTTCCATGCCCGTGCTGCTGCGGAAAATCGGGGCGGTCCTGCGCCGGAGCGGCGGTGGGGAGGAACGGCACACGATTTCCTACGCAGACCTGCTGCTGGATTTGGACGATTACCGCGTGAGCGTGGATGGAACGCCTGTAGAGCTGACCGGCCGGGAGTTTGAGCTGCTGCGGGAGTTGGTGCAGAATCAGGGCCGGGTGCTGACCCGCTCGGTTCTCCTGGGGCGGCTTTGGAACTATGATTTTTTAGGGGACGAGCGGATCGTGGACAGCCACATCAAAAATCTTCGCAAAAAATTGGGACGGGAATACATAGAAACTGTGCGAGGGGTGGGGTATCGAATTGAAACGCTGCATTGA
- the tsaD gene encoding tRNA (adenosine(37)-N6)-threonylcarbamoyltransferase complex transferase subunit TsaD, with amino-acid sequence MKILAFETSCDETAVAVVEDGRRVLSDAVLSQADMHAVYGGVVPEIASRKHVEAIAGLAEQSLKEAGITRAEVDAVAVTYAPGLIGAVLVGLSFAKSVAYALGVPLIPVHHVRGHIAANYLAFPELKPPFLALCISGGNTLLVDVRDYTDLKIMGSTRDDAAGECFDKAARVLDLPYPGGKPMDDLAQQSSGGVYALPRAKVSGCDLDMSFSGLKTAVVNLAHNAAQKGEALDRAALAADFAAAVSGELVPRTMEAAKRAGRSVIVAAGGVAANSRIRGDLERACEREGCQLYLPPLRWCGDNGAMIGAQGYYEYLAGRVADMALNAYATRDISE; translated from the coding sequence ATGAAGATATTGGCATTTGAAACTTCCTGCGACGAAACCGCGGTCGCGGTGGTGGAGGACGGACGCAGAGTGCTGTCCGACGCCGTTTTGTCCCAGGCGGATATGCACGCCGTCTATGGCGGCGTGGTGCCGGAGATCGCCTCCCGCAAGCATGTGGAGGCCATTGCCGGCCTGGCGGAGCAGTCCTTGAAAGAGGCGGGCATCACCCGCGCTGAGGTGGATGCCGTGGCAGTGACCTACGCGCCCGGGCTCATCGGTGCGGTACTGGTGGGCCTGAGCTTTGCAAAGTCCGTGGCCTACGCCCTGGGCGTCCCCCTGATCCCCGTCCACCACGTCCGGGGCCACATTGCCGCAAACTACTTGGCGTTTCCTGAGCTAAAGCCCCCGTTCCTGGCCCTGTGCATCTCCGGGGGCAATACGCTGCTGGTGGATGTCAGGGATTACACAGACCTCAAGATTATGGGGTCCACCCGGGACGACGCTGCCGGGGAGTGCTTCGATAAAGCCGCCCGCGTACTGGATCTGCCCTATCCCGGCGGAAAGCCTATGGATGACCTGGCCCAGCAGTCCTCCGGCGGCGTATACGCGCTGCCCAGGGCCAAAGTCAGCGGCTGCGACCTGGATATGAGCTTTTCCGGCCTGAAAACCGCGGTGGTCAATCTGGCTCACAACGCGGCCCAGAAGGGAGAGGCGCTGGATCGGGCTGCACTGGCGGCGGACTTCGCCGCCGCCGTCAGCGGAGAATTGGTGCCCCGCACCATGGAGGCCGCCAAGCGGGCGGGCCGATCCGTCATTGTGGCGGCCGGAGGCGTGGCGGCCAACTCCCGCATCCGCGGCGATCTGGAGCGCGCCTGCGAGCGGGAGGGGTGTCAGCTCTATCTGCCCCCCCTGCGCTGGTGCGGCGACAATGGGGCGATGATCGGCGCCCAGGGTTACTATGAGTACCTGGCCGGCCGTGTGGCAGATATGGCGCTCAATGCCTACGCAACCCGCGACATATCGGAATAA
- a CDS encoding GNAT family N-acetyltransferase, giving the protein MNLRILTSREELRELYETDLKRAFPPEELKPLSAMERLMDNGVYTVYLLEEDGQRLGELLLLRGSDGFGLIDYLAVCEEYRNRGAGAELLRRCLKAYDGQVLLGESEAPTGDPARDGLIHRRLGFYERNNARCAGYDCGEFGVRYKTLYWAEENLPDSVLIRHHQELYRSQFTPETYERYIQIPLAEGEALKPCAPWAEK; this is encoded by the coding sequence ATGAATCTGAGAATCTTGACAAGCAGGGAAGAACTGCGGGAACTATACGAAACTGATCTGAAGCGGGCGTTTCCGCCGGAGGAGCTCAAACCCCTTTCCGCCATGGAGCGCCTGATGGATAACGGCGTCTATACGGTGTACCTTCTGGAGGAGGACGGCCAGAGGCTGGGTGAACTGCTGCTGCTGCGCGGCTCCGACGGATTCGGCCTCATCGACTATCTGGCGGTGTGCGAGGAGTACAGAAACCGGGGAGCCGGTGCGGAGCTGCTGCGCCGCTGCCTGAAGGCCTACGACGGCCAGGTGCTGTTGGGGGAGTCGGAGGCTCCCACGGGAGACCCGGCCCGGGACGGGCTGATCCACCGGCGGCTGGGATTTTACGAACGGAACAACGCCCGCTGCGCGGGCTATGACTGCGGGGAGTTTGGCGTGCGCTATAAGACCCTCTACTGGGCGGAGGAGAACCTGCCGGATTCCGTGCTGATCCGCCACCACCAGGAGCTCTACCGCAGCCAGTTCACACCGGAGACCTATGAGCGGTATATTCAGATTCCGCTGGCCGAGGGCGAGGCCCTCAAACCCTGCGCCCCCTGGGCAGAGAAATGA
- the rimI gene encoding ribosomal protein S18-alanine N-acetyltransferase encodes MRIVPMTADHLDAVADLERICFSTPWSRNMLAEELENACAAFLVALDGDENVIGYAGLQVVVDEGYITNVAVHPDHRQQGVASRLVQVFVDFAQANGLAFLTLEVRPSNTAAIVLYGHHGFRSVGRRKNYYEHPREDALIMTREFHHESENLDKQGRTAGTIRN; translated from the coding sequence ATGAGAATTGTACCCATGACGGCGGACCATCTGGACGCGGTGGCTGATTTGGAGCGGATATGCTTCTCCACCCCCTGGTCCCGGAACATGCTGGCGGAGGAGTTGGAAAACGCCTGCGCCGCCTTCCTGGTGGCGCTGGACGGCGATGAGAACGTCATCGGCTACGCCGGGCTTCAGGTGGTGGTGGACGAGGGCTATATCACCAACGTGGCCGTACATCCCGACCACCGCCAGCAGGGGGTTGCCTCCCGTCTGGTTCAGGTGTTTGTGGACTTTGCCCAGGCCAATGGGCTTGCCTTTTTGACGCTGGAGGTGCGCCCGTCCAACACAGCGGCCATCGTCCTTTACGGGCACCATGGCTTCCGGAGCGTCGGAAGGCGGAAAAATTACTACGAGCATCCACGAGAGGATGCACTCATTATGACACGGGAGTTTCACCATGAATCTGAGAATCTTGACAAGCAGGGAAGAACTGCGGGAACTATACGAAACTGA